A region from the Triticum aestivum cultivar Chinese Spring chromosome 3D, IWGSC CS RefSeq v2.1, whole genome shotgun sequence genome encodes:
- the LOC123077084 gene encoding rust resistance kinase Lr10-like: protein MDFSNFLVTLLLVCLLTYESYVEAASVDQDFLRTCPSHRCNKHGPEIRFPFRLSTDPPSCGAQGMQLSCSGDDTILDHHVLGSCRVTEIYYRHRVINVIPLVEPSMQCPVQKLISTNLANDVYKQPQSSQVTTLLPHTCLTFHGTAWPFLKASRYPSPMIREGQTQMTLLSTKEEMQSSTLVKQHSLGTSITLQMSANSVNMKVDTVDSAHEGVKHFASTMVYRSSQLQSRYNEEINMKVEMFLKAYGTSKPTRYTFPEVKKIARRFKDKLGQGGFGSVYKGELQNGVPVAVKMLESSKGEGEEFINEVATIGLIHHANIVRLMGFCYEGTRRALIYEYMPNESLEKYIFSHVSNISRQLLAPTKMVDIALGIARGMEYLHQGCNQRILHFDIKPHNILLDYNFNPKISDFGLAKLCARDQSIVTLTAARGTMGYIAPELYSRNFGGVSYKSDVYSFGMLVLEMVSGRRNSDPSVENQHEVYLPEWIYEKVTTEQELVVSLEMTAEDKEKMRQLTIVALWCIQWNPKNRPSTTKVVNMLTGRLQNLQIPPKPYVSSENRPMPQNTTNT from the exons ATGGACTTCTCTAATTTTCTTGTCACGCTGCTGCTGGTATGTCTTCTCACCTATGAATCCTATGTCGAAGCAGCATCGGTGGACCAAGATTTCTTAAGAACTTGTCCATCTCACCGATGCAACAAACATGGACCCGAGATCCGGTTCCCCTTCCGGCTTTCGACCGACCCACCATCGTGTGGCGCCCAAGGCATGCAGTTATCGTGCTCCGGGGATGACACAATCCTGGATCACCATGTTCTTGGCTCCTGCAGAGTTACTGAGATCTATTACAGGCACCGTGTCATCAACGTCATCCCGCTTGTGGAACCATCGATGCAATGCCCAGTTCAGAAGCTCATCTCAACAAACTTAGCAAATGATGTGTACAAACAACCTCAATCATCACAAGTTACAACCCTG CTTCCGCATACATGTCTGACCTTCCACGGGACTGCATGGCCATTTCTAAAGGCATCTCGATACCCTTCACCTATGATAAGAGAGGGCCAAACTCAGATGACTTTGCTTTCAACAAAAGAGGAAATGCAGTCATCAACTTTGGTGAAACAACATTCACTTGGCACCTCAATAACATTACAGATGTCTGCCAACAGTGTGAACATGAAGGTCGACACTGTGGATTCAGCTCACGAAGGCGTCAAGCATTTTGCCAGCACCATG GTATACAGGTCATCCCAATTGCAG TCAAGGTACAATGAAGAAATAAATATGAAAGTCGAAATGTTTCTCAAGGCATATGGCACATCAAAACCCACAAGGTACACTTTCCCTGAAGTTAAGAAGATAGCAAGACGGTTCAAGGATAAACTAGGCCAGGGTGGATTTGGAAGTGTATACAAAGGCGAGCTACAAAATGGAGTGCCTGTGGCAGTCAAGATGCTAGAGAGCTctaaaggagagggagaggaattCATCAATGAAGTTGCAACCATTGGACTAATCCACCATGCAAATATTGTCCGCCTCATGGGCTTTTGCTATGAAGGAACAAGACGGGCGCTGATTTATGAATACATGCCTAATGAGTCACTGGAAAAATACATATTCTCACATGTTTCTAACATTTCTCGACAACTACTAGCACCCACCAAAATGGTAGATATTGCTTTAGGTATTGCCCGAGGAATGGAATACCTACATCAAGGCTGCAACCAACGCATTCTCCACTTTGATATCAAGCCACACAACATTTTGCTAGACTACAACTTCAATCCTAAGATTTCAGACTTTGGCCTTGCAAAACTGTGTGCAAGGGACCAAAGCATCGTTACCTTGACTGCAGCAAGAGGCACGATGGGATACATCGCACCGGAGCTATACTCTCGGAACTTTGGAGGGGTATCGTACAAGTCAGATGTGTACAGTTTTGGCATGCTGGTATTGGAAATGGTGAGCGGGCGGAGGAATTCAGACCCAAGTGTTGAGAACCAGCATGAGGTATACCTCCCAGAGTGGATTTACGAGAAAGTAACCACTGAGCAGGAATTGGTCGTTTCTTTGGAAATGACAGCAGAAGACAAAGAAAAGATGAGGCAGCTGACTATCGTGGCACTGTGGTGTATCCAATGGAACCCGAAGAATCGGCCATCAACGACAAAGGTGGTAAACATGTTAACAGGGAGGTTGCAGAATCTGCAGATCCCCCCTAAGCCCTATGTGTCGTCTGAAAATCGTCCTATGCCACAAAACACGACGAACACATGA
- the LOC123077083 gene encoding rust resistance kinase Lr10-like isoform X1 translates to MVMLPALKALTVLFVLAVLAAGQAEGRHHQLNCPSFSCGPLGNVSSPFRQASDPPGCGYQSYELVCSDTKATISIDNATYYVSAINYIIHTFWVIDADLDLYNNCPLPRWKRNWRPVEPIRIIRRQWVHSKVVELAPATPYQANFVNCSQEVKDNGMYMPVACLSNSHSFVYVLTSLRSDSMENLEPCCGFLAMTPLDGQETRSTVPLENVSYADVVKFMKYGFSVGFPSKRRGYGNFKECLMDSMPSSPKDWILSILMVDEIFLGCAIVEVPLPIGICLYIIQVASPFFKLFAALCRFVLAPLVVLIFLTYKYWKTRITIDAVEKFLLMQQMISPSRYAYTDIVAVTSHFRNKLGQGGYGSVYEGVLPGDVHVAVKLLEGNSNCNGEDFINEVSTIGRIHHVNVVHLVGFCSEEMRRALVYEYMPAGSLDKYIFSPESEKTFSWDKLNEIALGIARGINYLHQGREMQIIHFDIKPHNILLDSNFVPKVADFGLAKLYPRDESFVPSRALRGTIGYIAPEMISRSFGLISSKSDVYSFGMLLLEMAGGRRNADPNAANSSQSYYPSWVYDRLAEQEVREISPANDMHELEKKLCIVGLWCIQMRSQDRPTMGEVIEMLEGGVDGLQMPSRPFFCDEGHIHIEDSYHLPSEFTEISEEDG, encoded by the exons ATGGTGATGCTCCCTGCTCTCAAGGCCTTAACTGTCTTGTTTGTGCTTGCAGTTCTTGCTGCAGGTCAGGCAGAAGGGCGACATCATCAGCTTAATTGTCCTTCTTTCTCGTGCGGCCCTCTTGGAAATGTGTCGTCCCCATTTCGACAGGCAAGTGATCCACCTGGGTGCGGTTATCAATCTTACGAGCTAGTTTGCAGTGATACTAAGGCTACAATTAGCATCGACAACGCAACATACTATGTGTCTGCCATCAACTACATCATTCATACCTTCTGGGTCATCGATGCCGACTTGGATTTATACAACAACTGCCCTCTACCTCGTTGGAAGCGGAACTGGCGCCCTGTTGAACCCATAAGGATAATCCGACGCCAATGGGTTCACAGCAAGGTAGTCGAATTAGCCCCCGCAACACCTTATCAGGCTAACTTTGTTAATTGTTCTCAGGAAGTAAAGGACAACGGTATGTACATGCCTGTTGCTTGCCTGAGCAACAGCCATTCTTTTGTTTATGTGTTAACTAGCCTAAGATCCGACAGTATGGAGAATCTCGAGCCTTGTTGCGGTTTTCTGGCCATGACTCCACTAGATGGCCAGGAGACTCGGAGCACTGTGCCATTAGAGAATGTGAGCTATGCAGATGTTGTAAAATTTATGAAGTATGGGTTCAGTGTTGGATTTCCTTCCAAACGTCGTGGGTATGGAAATTTCAAGGAATGCCTGATGGACTCAATGCC CTCATCCCCTAAAGATTGGATTCTGAGCATTCTTATGGTCGATGAAATTTTCTTGGGTTGCGCAATTGTTGAAGTTCCCTTACCCATTGGAATATGCTTGTATATAATACAGGTGGCCTCGCCGTTTTTCAAGTTGTTTGCTG CCCTATGCAGGTTCGTGTTGGCACCGTTGGTGGTATTGATCTTCCTTACCTACAAGTACTGGAAAACAAGGATCACAATTGATGCTGTTGAGAAGTTCCTACTGATGCAACAAATGATCAGCCCATCGAGGTATGCCTATACAGACATTGTTGCAGTCACAAGCCATTTCAGAAACAAGCTAGGCCAAGGTGGCTACGGCTCCGTGTATGAGGGTGTGCTCCCAGGCGATGTCCATGTGGCTGTCAAATTGCTGGAGGGAAACTCTAACTGCAATGGAGAAGATTTCATCAATGAGGTCTCCACCATCGGCAGGATCCACCATGTCAATGTGGTCCATCTTGTGGGGTTCTGCTCAGAGGAAATGAGAAGGGCCCTGGTTTATGAGTACATGCCTGCTGGTTCTCTCGACAAGTACATCTTCTCACCAGAAAGCGAGAAGACCTTCTCCTGGGATAAGCTCAATGAGATTGCTTTGGGCATTGCTCGAGGGATCAACTACCTGCATCAGGGACGTGAGATGCAGATTATACACTTTGACATCAAGCCGCACAACATCTTGCTCGATAGCAATTTTGTCCCAAAAGTTGCTGATTTCGGACTCGCCAAACTGTACCCAAGGGACGAGAGTTTTGTGCCATCGAGAGCCCTACGGGGAACAATTGGGTACATAGCTCCTGAGATGATATCTAGGAGCTTTGGCCTCATATCGAGCAAGTCTGATGTTTACAGCTTTGGGATGCTGCTGCTGGAGATGGCTGGAGGAAGAAGGAATGCCGATCCAAATGCAGCAAACTCAAGCCAGTCTTACTACCCATCATGGGTGTATGACAGACTAGCTGAACAAGAAGTGCGTGAGATTTCTCCCGCTAACGACATGCACGAGTTGGAGAAGAAGTTGTGCATTGTTGGATTATGGTGCATCCAGATGAGGTCCCAAGATCGACCGACAATGGGGGAGGTGATAGAGATGCTGGAAGGCGGCGTTGATGGCTTGCAGATGCCTTCTCGGCCGTTCTTCTGTGACGAAGGACACATCCATATAGAGGATTCTTATCATTTGCCATCCGAGTTCACTGAAATCTCCGAGGAGGACGGGTGA
- the LOC123077083 gene encoding rust resistance kinase Lr10-like isoform X2, translating to MYMPVACLSNSHSFVYVLTSLRSDSMENLEPCCGFLAMTPLDGQETRSTVPLENVSYADVVKFMKYGFSVGFPSKRRGYGNFKECLMDSMPSSPKDWILSILMVDEIFLGCAIVEVPLPIGICLYIIQVASPFFKLFAALCRFVLAPLVVLIFLTYKYWKTRITIDAVEKFLLMQQMISPSRYAYTDIVAVTSHFRNKLGQGGYGSVYEGVLPGDVHVAVKLLEGNSNCNGEDFINEVSTIGRIHHVNVVHLVGFCSEEMRRALVYEYMPAGSLDKYIFSPESEKTFSWDKLNEIALGIARGINYLHQGREMQIIHFDIKPHNILLDSNFVPKVADFGLAKLYPRDESFVPSRALRGTIGYIAPEMISRSFGLISSKSDVYSFGMLLLEMAGGRRNADPNAANSSQSYYPSWVYDRLAEQEVREISPANDMHELEKKLCIVGLWCIQMRSQDRPTMGEVIEMLEGGVDGLQMPSRPFFCDEGHIHIEDSYHLPSEFTEISEEDG from the exons ATGTACATGCCTGTTGCTTGCCTGAGCAACAGCCATTCTTTTGTTTATGTGTTAACTAGCCTAAGATCCGACAGTATGGAGAATCTCGAGCCTTGTTGCGGTTTTCTGGCCATGACTCCACTAGATGGCCAGGAGACTCGGAGCACTGTGCCATTAGAGAATGTGAGCTATGCAGATGTTGTAAAATTTATGAAGTATGGGTTCAGTGTTGGATTTCCTTCCAAACGTCGTGGGTATGGAAATTTCAAGGAATGCCTGATGGACTCAATGCC CTCATCCCCTAAAGATTGGATTCTGAGCATTCTTATGGTCGATGAAATTTTCTTGGGTTGCGCAATTGTTGAAGTTCCCTTACCCATTGGAATATGCTTGTATATAATACAGGTGGCCTCGCCGTTTTTCAAGTTGTTTGCTG CCCTATGCAGGTTCGTGTTGGCACCGTTGGTGGTATTGATCTTCCTTACCTACAAGTACTGGAAAACAAGGATCACAATTGATGCTGTTGAGAAGTTCCTACTGATGCAACAAATGATCAGCCCATCGAGGTATGCCTATACAGACATTGTTGCAGTCACAAGCCATTTCAGAAACAAGCTAGGCCAAGGTGGCTACGGCTCCGTGTATGAGGGTGTGCTCCCAGGCGATGTCCATGTGGCTGTCAAATTGCTGGAGGGAAACTCTAACTGCAATGGAGAAGATTTCATCAATGAGGTCTCCACCATCGGCAGGATCCACCATGTCAATGTGGTCCATCTTGTGGGGTTCTGCTCAGAGGAAATGAGAAGGGCCCTGGTTTATGAGTACATGCCTGCTGGTTCTCTCGACAAGTACATCTTCTCACCAGAAAGCGAGAAGACCTTCTCCTGGGATAAGCTCAATGAGATTGCTTTGGGCATTGCTCGAGGGATCAACTACCTGCATCAGGGACGTGAGATGCAGATTATACACTTTGACATCAAGCCGCACAACATCTTGCTCGATAGCAATTTTGTCCCAAAAGTTGCTGATTTCGGACTCGCCAAACTGTACCCAAGGGACGAGAGTTTTGTGCCATCGAGAGCCCTACGGGGAACAATTGGGTACATAGCTCCTGAGATGATATCTAGGAGCTTTGGCCTCATATCGAGCAAGTCTGATGTTTACAGCTTTGGGATGCTGCTGCTGGAGATGGCTGGAGGAAGAAGGAATGCCGATCCAAATGCAGCAAACTCAAGCCAGTCTTACTACCCATCATGGGTGTATGACAGACTAGCTGAACAAGAAGTGCGTGAGATTTCTCCCGCTAACGACATGCACGAGTTGGAGAAGAAGTTGTGCATTGTTGGATTATGGTGCATCCAGATGAGGTCCCAAGATCGACCGACAATGGGGGAGGTGATAGAGATGCTGGAAGGCGGCGTTGATGGCTTGCAGATGCCTTCTCGGCCGTTCTTCTGTGACGAAGGACACATCCATATAGAGGATTCTTATCATTTGCCATCCGAGTTCACTGAAATCTCCGAGGAGGACGGGTGA